Proteins encoded together in one Vigna angularis cultivar LongXiaoDou No.4 chromosome 5, ASM1680809v1, whole genome shotgun sequence window:
- the LOC108340775 gene encoding serine/threonine-protein kinase GRIK1 isoform X1: MFEKTLSFACVMGCCSCFGFIRTPNRQRQSSKPAINNNLYQEPLLDVDDDIEDEEGDHLYNDEVNNTSGDDAEEETRPKKSEEILNLRVENDMVCRQFPVKDTHKVVRMEDENGNKMINEYIREYKIGSGSYGKVALYRSSVDGKHYAIKAFHKSHLLKLRVAPSETAMTDVLREVLIMKMVEHPNIVNLIEVIDDPESDHFYMVLEYVEGKWVCEGTGPACGLGEETARRYLRDIVSGLTYLHAHNIVHGDIKPDNLLITRHGTVKIGDFSVSQAVEDNKDELRRSPGTPVFTAPECILGLTYGGKAADTWAVGVTLYCMILGEYPFLGDTLQDTYDKIVNNPLVLPNNLNPPLKNLIEGLLSKDPRLRMTLGDVAEDSWIIGDDGPIPEYLCWCKRKSLGIENHDESKTN; this comes from the exons ATGTTCGAAAAGACTCTTTCTTTTGCCTGTGTGATGGGGTGCTGTAGTTGTTTTGGGTTCATCAGGACACCTAACCGTCAAAGACAAAGCTCTAAGCCTGCCATTAACAATAATCTCTACCAGGAGCCTCTGTTGGATGTTGATGACGACATTGAAGATGAAGAGGGCGACCATTTGTATAACGATGAGGTTAATAACACTAGTGGGGATGATGCCGAGGAAGAAACTCGGCCCAAGAAATCAGAAGAAATTTTGAACCTGAGAGTAGAGAATGACATGGTTTGTAGGCAGTTTCCTGTTAAAGATACTCACAAAGTTGTTCGTATGGAG GATGAAAATGGGAACAAGATGATAAATGAGTATATTCGTGAGTATAAGATTGGTTCTGGTAGCTACGGAAAAGTG GCTCTTTATCGTAGCTCTGTGGATGGAAAGCATTATGCAATCAAG GCCTTCCATAAATCTCATTTACTGAAACTTCGAGTTGCACCCTCAGAAACAGCCATGACTGACGTACTACGAGAG gTTCTCATTATGAAAATGGTGGAACATCCTAATATAGTCAATCTCATTGAGGTGATTGATGACCCAGAGTCGGATCACTTCTATATGG TACTTGAATACGTAGAAGGCAAATGGGTCTGTGAGGGTACAGGTCCCGCATGTGGCTTAGGTGAAGAGACTGCTAGGAGATACTTGCGTGATATTGTTTCTGGATTAACATATCTTCATGCTCAT AACATAGTACATGGGGATATTAAACCGGATAATCTGTTGATTACTCGTCATGGTACTGTGAAGATAGGGGATTTCAGTGTCAGCCAGGCTGTTGAG GATAATAAGGATGAGCTTCGTCGATCACCTGGCACTCCTGTTTTCACTGCACCAGAGTGTATATTAG GTCTGACCTATGGTGGTAAAGCTGCCGACACCTGGGCAGTAGGAGTTACTTTATACTGTATGATATTGGGTGAATACCCTTTTCTTGGAGACACACTTCAAGATACATACGACAAA ATAGTAAATAATCCTTTGGTACTCCCCAATAATTTGAATCCGCCATTGAAGAACTTGATAGAAGGTTTACTTTCGAAAG ATCCAAGACTAAGGATGACTTTGGGTGATGTTGCGGAAGATAGTTGGATTATCGGAGATGATGGGCCAATTCCCGAGTACCTTTGTTGGTGCAAAAGGAAGAGCTTAGGGATTGAAAACCATGATGAGAGCAAGAccaactaa
- the LOC108340775 gene encoding serine/threonine-protein kinase GRIK2 isoform X2: protein MFEKTLSFACVMGCCSCFGFIRTPNRQRQSSKPAINNNLYQEPLLDVDDDIEDEEGDHLYNDEVNNTSGDDAEEETRPKKSEEILNLRVENDMVCRQFPVKDTHKVVRMEDENGNKMINEYIREYKIGSGSYGKVALYRSSVDGKHYAIKVLIMKMVEHPNIVNLIEVIDDPESDHFYMVLEYVEGKWVCEGTGPACGLGEETARRYLRDIVSGLTYLHAHNIVHGDIKPDNLLITRHGTVKIGDFSVSQAVEDNKDELRRSPGTPVFTAPECILGLTYGGKAADTWAVGVTLYCMILGEYPFLGDTLQDTYDKIVNNPLVLPNNLNPPLKNLIEGLLSKDPRLRMTLGDVAEDSWIIGDDGPIPEYLCWCKRKSLGIENHDESKTN from the exons ATGTTCGAAAAGACTCTTTCTTTTGCCTGTGTGATGGGGTGCTGTAGTTGTTTTGGGTTCATCAGGACACCTAACCGTCAAAGACAAAGCTCTAAGCCTGCCATTAACAATAATCTCTACCAGGAGCCTCTGTTGGATGTTGATGACGACATTGAAGATGAAGAGGGCGACCATTTGTATAACGATGAGGTTAATAACACTAGTGGGGATGATGCCGAGGAAGAAACTCGGCCCAAGAAATCAGAAGAAATTTTGAACCTGAGAGTAGAGAATGACATGGTTTGTAGGCAGTTTCCTGTTAAAGATACTCACAAAGTTGTTCGTATGGAG GATGAAAATGGGAACAAGATGATAAATGAGTATATTCGTGAGTATAAGATTGGTTCTGGTAGCTACGGAAAAGTG GCTCTTTATCGTAGCTCTGTGGATGGAAAGCATTATGCAATCAAG gTTCTCATTATGAAAATGGTGGAACATCCTAATATAGTCAATCTCATTGAGGTGATTGATGACCCAGAGTCGGATCACTTCTATATGG TACTTGAATACGTAGAAGGCAAATGGGTCTGTGAGGGTACAGGTCCCGCATGTGGCTTAGGTGAAGAGACTGCTAGGAGATACTTGCGTGATATTGTTTCTGGATTAACATATCTTCATGCTCAT AACATAGTACATGGGGATATTAAACCGGATAATCTGTTGATTACTCGTCATGGTACTGTGAAGATAGGGGATTTCAGTGTCAGCCAGGCTGTTGAG GATAATAAGGATGAGCTTCGTCGATCACCTGGCACTCCTGTTTTCACTGCACCAGAGTGTATATTAG GTCTGACCTATGGTGGTAAAGCTGCCGACACCTGGGCAGTAGGAGTTACTTTATACTGTATGATATTGGGTGAATACCCTTTTCTTGGAGACACACTTCAAGATACATACGACAAA ATAGTAAATAATCCTTTGGTACTCCCCAATAATTTGAATCCGCCATTGAAGAACTTGATAGAAGGTTTACTTTCGAAAG ATCCAAGACTAAGGATGACTTTGGGTGATGTTGCGGAAGATAGTTGGATTATCGGAGATGATGGGCCAATTCCCGAGTACCTTTGTTGGTGCAAAAGGAAGAGCTTAGGGATTGAAAACCATGATGAGAGCAAGAccaactaa